The following proteins are encoded in a genomic region of Spirosoma sp. SC4-14:
- a CDS encoding TonB-dependent receptor translates to MKKRIRLFLCLVVITLIAASRVLAQGRTVSGRVIGADGNALPGVSVVIKNTQRGTTTNADGGYSVQNVPNDATLTFSFIGYVSQDIAIGNRTTLNVTLQTDDRSLNEVVVVGYGTQRKIETTGAIASVKSTELVQTPVSNVAQGLQARVSGVQVSQNTGAPGGNISVRIRGTNSINGNSEPLYVVDGIQISNSGGINDVSPLSTINPNDIESVEILKDASASAIYGSRAANGVVLITTKRGKSGATRVTLDSYYGVQKVNKTLPVLNAAEFAQLENDVFKNNYYTDPASLGEGVNWQNIIFREAPIQSHQLSINGGSEKTQMSLSANYFNQDGIIINSNFKRYSFRLNVDHRVSNRVKVGTSILGSYVINSGVTTGSQSIGDAGVVTQTVLGAAVGAPPTLKPYREDGSIFPFGEQANGQYREVINPLNYTAILNQTAIHRILSNVYGEFSILKGLTYRASFNIDLQSSLRDTYSPRSIVNKSDLNDNSGAGSKTNVNNLSLLHESILTYNTTFAKNHSFKATAVFATQSQTYNQNQINASGFPNDATQNEALQLALNRTVYTDRNKQRLDSYLGRINYGYKDKYFLDLTARVDGSSRFGANHKYGLFPAASAGWRIIEEPFMKSVSWVSDLKLRASYGITGNAAGISPYQSLATVSASGSDYNINHTYVTGINPSGIANPDLRWERSAQTDIGIDVGFLNNRISLIADVYKKTTKDLLYVKTLPLSSGYSTITGNFASLENKGLELAVNARILDGPLKWNVSANATFNRNKLLDLDGGTTQERFVTAYSILKVGSPLGLFKTYVFDGINQTGDAILPGYDGRLGGHKVKDINGDGVINSADQIITGNPNPNFIYGFSTNLNYKKFDFSVFLAGTQGNDIYNASRLSFEMPLGQRNMLKGVVNRWTPTNPSNQYVSPMQGGRLPVTNYVMEDGSYLRCKNITLGYTLPRIKGIQNIRVYVSANNLFTITSYSGFDPEVNTYAGSNTQIGIDNLVYPQAKSFLGGLQITL, encoded by the coding sequence ATGAAAAAACGAATACGTTTATTTCTGTGTCTGGTTGTAATCACCCTCATAGCGGCATCAAGGGTTCTGGCACAGGGTCGTACCGTAAGCGGACGTGTTATTGGTGCAGATGGCAATGCACTTCCCGGCGTAAGTGTCGTGATCAAGAATACGCAGCGTGGAACAACCACCAATGCCGACGGGGGATATTCCGTTCAAAATGTACCCAACGATGCTACGTTAACCTTCTCCTTTATTGGTTACGTATCGCAGGACATTGCCATTGGGAACCGTACAACACTCAATGTAACACTTCAAACCGACGACCGGTCGCTCAACGAAGTGGTGGTTGTGGGATACGGTACGCAGCGCAAAATTGAGACAACCGGGGCCATTGCTTCGGTAAAATCGACGGAGCTTGTTCAGACGCCTGTTTCGAACGTGGCTCAGGGTTTGCAGGCACGGGTTTCGGGTGTACAGGTTAGTCAGAACACGGGCGCACCCGGTGGTAATATCAGCGTGCGGATTCGCGGTACCAACTCAATCAACGGCAACTCCGAACCGCTCTACGTAGTTGATGGTATTCAGATTTCGAACAGCGGAGGCATCAATGACGTGAGTCCACTGTCGACCATTAACCCAAACGATATTGAGTCGGTTGAAATTCTGAAAGATGCCTCAGCCTCGGCTATCTACGGTTCGCGGGCGGCCAACGGTGTGGTACTGATCACGACAAAGCGGGGTAAATCGGGCGCAACCCGCGTTACCCTCGACAGCTATTATGGTGTCCAGAAGGTAAATAAAACACTGCCCGTGCTGAATGCGGCCGAATTTGCACAACTGGAAAACGACGTATTCAAAAACAATTATTACACCGATCCGGCGTCGCTTGGCGAAGGGGTCAACTGGCAGAACATAATCTTCCGCGAAGCACCCATTCAGAGCCATCAGCTCTCGATCAACGGAGGTTCCGAGAAAACACAAATGTCGCTCTCGGCTAACTACTTCAATCAGGATGGAATTATCATTAACTCGAACTTCAAACGCTACTCGTTTCGCCTGAATGTCGACCATCGGGTTAGCAATCGCGTAAAAGTAGGAACCAGCATTTTGGGCAGTTATGTCATTAACTCAGGCGTTACAACCGGTAGCCAGTCTATTGGCGATGCAGGTGTAGTGACCCAAACCGTTCTGGGCGCAGCCGTTGGTGCTCCACCTACCCTGAAACCGTATCGGGAAGATGGCAGCATTTTCCCCTTTGGGGAGCAGGCCAATGGCCAGTATCGGGAAGTTATCAACCCGCTGAACTACACGGCTATTCTGAATCAGACCGCCATTCATCGGATTCTATCCAATGTATACGGTGAGTTTTCGATCCTGAAAGGACTTACCTACCGGGCTTCGTTCAACATCGATCTGCAAAGCAGTCTGCGTGATACATATTCGCCCCGTTCCATCGTTAACAAATCTGACTTGAACGATAACTCGGGTGCTGGCTCGAAAACCAACGTCAACAATCTGTCGCTACTGCACGAGAGCATTCTGACCTACAACACCACGTTTGCCAAGAACCATTCCTTCAAGGCAACGGCTGTATTTGCGACCCAATCGCAAACCTATAATCAGAACCAGATCAATGCCAGTGGCTTCCCGAACGATGCTACGCAAAACGAAGCCCTGCAACTGGCGCTGAACCGCACGGTGTATACGGATCGGAACAAACAGCGGCTGGATTCGTATCTGGGACGGATTAACTATGGTTATAAAGACAAGTATTTTCTGGATCTGACCGCTCGCGTCGATGGATCGAGCCGATTCGGAGCCAACCACAAATACGGCTTATTTCCGGCAGCCTCGGCTGGCTGGCGGATTATCGAAGAGCCGTTCATGAAATCGGTTAGCTGGGTTTCGGATCTGAAACTACGTGCCAGTTACGGGATCACGGGTAATGCGGCTGGTATCTCTCCCTATCAATCGCTGGCAACTGTATCGGCCTCGGGTAGCGATTACAACATTAACCATACCTACGTTACGGGCATCAACCCATCGGGTATTGCCAACCCCGATCTGCGCTGGGAGCGTTCGGCTCAAACCGACATCGGTATCGACGTAGGTTTCCTGAATAACCGCATCAGCCTGATTGCCGACGTGTATAAGAAAACCACCAAAGACCTGCTGTATGTGAAAACGCTGCCGCTCAGTTCTGGCTACAGTACGATTACCGGCAACTTCGCATCGCTCGAAAATAAGGGGCTGGAACTGGCCGTAAACGCCCGGATTCTGGATGGACCGCTAAAATGGAATGTGTCGGCCAATGCAACCTTCAACCGCAACAAACTGCTGGATCTGGATGGCGGCACCACACAGGAGCGTTTCGTGACGGCTTATTCGATACTGAAAGTAGGTAGCCCGCTCGGTCTCTTCAAAACCTACGTTTTTGACGGTATCAACCAGACGGGCGATGCCATTTTACCGGGTTACGACGGACGGTTGGGTGGTCATAAGGTAAAAGACATCAATGGCGATGGCGTGATCAACTCTGCCGATCAGATCATTACGGGCAATCCGAATCCGAACTTCATTTATGGATTCTCGACGAACCTGAACTACAAAAAATTCGATTTCAGTGTTTTCCTCGCCGGTACGCAGGGCAACGACATTTACAATGCGAGCCGTCTGTCGTTCGAAATGCCACTGGGCCAGCGGAACATGCTGAAAGGCGTGGTTAACCGCTGGACACCAACCAATCCCAGCAATCAATACGTGAGCCCGATGCAGGGCGGTCGTTTGCCGGTTACCAACTACGTCATGGAAGACGGGTCGTACCTGCGTTGTAAAAACATAACGCTCGGCTACACGCTGCCCCGCATCAAAGGCATTCAAAATATTCGGGTCTATGTAAGCGCCAACAACCTCTTCACGATTACCAGCTACAGCGGCTTCGATCCTGAGGTGAATACGTATGCCGGTTCCAACACACAAATTGGTATCGACAACCTGGTTTATCCACAAGCCAAGTCATTCCTGGGCGGTTTACAGATCACATTATAA
- a CDS encoding RagB/SusD family nutrient uptake outer membrane protein has protein sequence MKKILIPILAACCLASCKLDETIYSSIYTEAFYKTAADAEKGLIAAYDPLADMYSGPAMTLVPDFSDDLIYPRGVVGRNTLTLFSYDPNYTVQKSNSRTNESPQQIWASGYDGIEKSNWIIAKVPAANMDETRKKQIIGEAYFLRAFYEWALTKNFGDVPIKTTPSYSQADAVVGKSTKAEVYKQIYSDLDQAFAAGLPSYPAVDKGRPSKEVVNALYAKAALYNEDWAKALEKAQAVINSGKYALMPDVRNVYKYDQEDAARIENMWAYEVDPISPGRGHQLVGLCGPPGSAGPEYGRTTYGSMFAYMSFFNSFNPADKRRQLLDTNYVNKSGQIVAQRNITPITTDAVLIKKYQDPVSTQGAIPNIPILRLPDMYLIAAEAEARLNGATTAAYGYINVVRKRAGLPDLQTGLSKDAFIDAVIQERAWEFFAEGDRWYDLTRTGKYLTVIPKAVNSVYPSRPVQAKNKYFPIPLDELNANTKLQQNPDWQ, from the coding sequence ATGAAAAAAATCCTTATTCCTATACTCGCGGCCTGCTGTCTGGCAAGCTGCAAACTGGACGAAACCATTTACTCGTCTATTTATACCGAAGCCTTTTATAAGACGGCGGCCGATGCCGAAAAAGGGCTGATTGCGGCCTATGACCCGCTTGCCGATATGTATAGTGGACCGGCCATGACGCTGGTTCCCGATTTCAGCGACGATCTGATCTATCCACGGGGGGTAGTGGGCCGTAATACGTTAACGCTCTTCTCCTACGACCCCAACTACACGGTTCAGAAGAGTAACTCACGCACCAACGAATCGCCCCAGCAAATCTGGGCATCGGGCTATGACGGCATCGAAAAATCAAACTGGATCATCGCCAAAGTACCCGCTGCCAATATGGACGAAACGCGCAAGAAGCAGATTATTGGCGAAGCGTATTTTCTGCGGGCCTTCTACGAATGGGCACTAACCAAAAACTTCGGCGATGTCCCCATTAAAACAACGCCCAGCTATTCGCAAGCTGATGCCGTAGTGGGTAAAAGCACCAAAGCAGAGGTTTACAAGCAAATCTATAGTGATCTGGATCAGGCATTTGCCGCCGGATTGCCATCGTACCCGGCTGTCGATAAAGGCCGCCCATCGAAAGAAGTGGTCAATGCCCTGTATGCCAAAGCGGCTCTGTATAACGAAGATTGGGCAAAGGCACTGGAGAAAGCACAGGCCGTTATTAATTCGGGAAAATACGCGCTGATGCCCGATGTACGGAATGTGTACAAATACGATCAGGAAGATGCTGCCCGTATTGAAAATATGTGGGCTTACGAAGTTGACCCAATCTCACCGGGACGTGGTCACCAACTGGTTGGCTTGTGTGGCCCTCCGGGTAGTGCTGGCCCAGAATACGGTCGAACCACGTATGGATCGATGTTCGCCTATATGTCGTTCTTTAACTCGTTTAACCCAGCCGACAAGCGCCGTCAACTGCTCGACACCAACTACGTGAATAAGAGCGGCCAAATCGTTGCGCAACGCAACATTACGCCGATTACGACCGATGCTGTGCTGATCAAAAAATATCAGGACCCCGTTTCGACTCAGGGCGCTATTCCTAATATTCCGATTCTGCGTTTGCCCGATATGTACCTGATTGCCGCCGAAGCAGAAGCCCGACTCAACGGCGCTACTACTGCAGCTTATGGCTACATCAATGTAGTACGCAAGCGGGCCGGTCTGCCCGATCTGCAAACGGGTCTGAGCAAAGATGCCTTCATCGATGCTGTGATTCAGGAGCGCGCCTGGGAATTCTTTGCCGAAGGCGACCGCTGGTACGACCTGACCCGCACCGGCAAATACCTGACCGTGATTCCGAAAGCGGTGAATAGCGTTTATCCATCCCGTCCTGTGCAGGCGAAAAACAAATATTTCCCAATTCCACTGGATGAGCTGAACGCCAACACCAAGCTACAGCAAAACCCGGACTGGCAATAA
- a CDS encoding FAD-dependent oxidoreductase: MKTVVNVLFCLLLCLNLSAQDHIFLETESFSNKGGWVIDQQSFVVQGSSYLMAHGMGRPVKDATTTVNFPKKGKYQVWVRTKDWAPFPKGPGKFQVRLNNQPLPMIFGESGSDEWKWYYGGETNITTDQVAVALHDLTGFNGRCDAILFTNAAKFTPPNKLEDLNAFRNKILNLTGKTADAGHFDLVVVGGGIAGTCAAISAARMGLKVALIQDRPVLGGNNSSEIRVHLMGDTDKNHYPKLGRIVREMDNGDPGNGNPDAKEYGDARKTAIVKAERNITLFLNTHVYKVEKDKDKIVAVVGRDIATNQETRFEGTYFSDCTGDGTIGYLAGADYRFGRESKAETGESLAAEKTDDFTLGTSNLWASLERDTISSFPETPWALPFSDEYHIDQPKADWEWETGFGNYNTITDAEKIRDHNLRAIFGNWSYLKNNKKEKYAKRELAWVAYIGGKRESRRIIGDHILNQMDIQDGKQYPDGTVTATWTIDLHFPDPKNSKYFDGQEFFAGTKHIKVAPYTIPYRCLYSKNISNLFMAGRNISTTHVAFGSTRVMRTCGMMGEVVGFASYVAKKYNTSPRGVYQDHLPEFMAIIKDEPTATAGKP; the protein is encoded by the coding sequence ATGAAAACAGTAGTCAACGTTCTGTTTTGCTTACTTCTATGCCTGAATTTATCGGCTCAGGACCACATTTTTCTGGAAACCGAGTCCTTTTCCAACAAAGGTGGCTGGGTCATTGACCAGCAATCGTTTGTGGTTCAGGGCTCTTCGTATCTGATGGCGCATGGCATGGGGCGTCCGGTAAAAGACGCAACGACCACGGTCAACTTTCCGAAGAAAGGCAAATACCAGGTCTGGGTACGCACAAAAGACTGGGCTCCTTTCCCCAAAGGCCCCGGCAAATTCCAGGTCAGGCTCAACAATCAGCCGTTGCCGATGATTTTTGGTGAAAGTGGTTCCGACGAATGGAAATGGTATTATGGTGGCGAAACCAACATAACAACCGATCAGGTAGCCGTTGCCCTACATGACCTCACGGGTTTCAACGGTCGGTGCGATGCAATTCTGTTTACCAATGCCGCCAAATTTACTCCCCCCAACAAACTCGAAGACCTCAATGCCTTTCGGAATAAAATCCTGAATCTAACGGGCAAAACAGCCGATGCCGGTCATTTCGATCTGGTCGTAGTTGGTGGTGGTATTGCCGGAACCTGTGCTGCCATTTCGGCCGCTCGCATGGGTCTGAAAGTTGCCTTAATTCAGGATCGTCCGGTGCTGGGCGGTAACAACAGCTCCGAAATTCGGGTGCATCTGATGGGCGACACCGACAAAAACCACTATCCGAAACTAGGTCGTATTGTGCGGGAAATGGACAATGGCGACCCCGGCAACGGCAACCCCGATGCAAAAGAATATGGCGATGCCCGCAAAACAGCTATCGTGAAGGCCGAACGGAACATCACGTTGTTTTTGAATACACACGTTTATAAAGTCGAAAAAGATAAAGACAAAATCGTGGCAGTGGTTGGTCGCGACATTGCTACCAACCAAGAAACGCGCTTCGAAGGAACGTATTTCTCCGATTGTACCGGCGACGGAACCATTGGCTACCTGGCCGGTGCCGACTACCGATTTGGCCGCGAAAGCAAAGCCGAAACCGGCGAATCGCTGGCGGCCGAAAAAACCGACGATTTCACGCTGGGCACCTCAAACCTATGGGCATCGCTGGAACGCGATACGATATCGTCGTTTCCCGAAACGCCCTGGGCACTTCCTTTTTCCGACGAATACCACATCGACCAGCCCAAAGCCGACTGGGAGTGGGAAACGGGTTTCGGAAATTATAATACCATTACCGATGCCGAAAAAATCCGGGATCATAACCTGCGAGCCATCTTTGGCAACTGGTCGTATCTGAAAAACAACAAGAAAGAAAAATATGCCAAACGCGAACTCGCCTGGGTAGCCTACATCGGCGGCAAACGCGAATCGCGACGCATAATCGGCGATCACATTCTGAATCAGATGGACATTCAGGACGGCAAACAATATCCCGACGGCACCGTTACCGCCACCTGGACTATCGACCTGCATTTTCCCGACCCCAAGAACAGCAAATACTTTGACGGGCAGGAGTTTTTTGCCGGAACGAAACACATTAAAGTGGCTCCCTACACCATTCCATACCGCTGTTTATACTCGAAGAATATTTCCAACCTGTTCATGGCCGGACGCAACATCAGCACAACGCACGTGGCGTTTGGCAGTACGCGCGTCATGCGAACCTGCGGTATGATGGGTGAGGTAGTTGGCTTTGCATCGTATGTGGCTAAAAAATACAATACATCACCGCGTGGCGTTTATCAGGATCATCTGCCAGAATTTATGGCCATTATCAAAGACGAACCCACAGCCACAGCAGGTAAACCCTAA
- a CDS encoding FAD:protein FMN transferase produces the protein MFVILSTTIIKAQSPLVSLEGETQGTTYRIKYRDSRQRNMKPSIDSLLAEFDKCLSIYRSDSELSQFNRAMSHRFQRPYFYSVLKKSEEIFRATDGAFDPTVLPLVEAYGFGPKKPASTDITNIDSLLRLVGLQNIRFDSSSVRKQKKNIQLDFNGIAQGYSVDVLAGFLETKGIRQYMVEIGGEIRTKGPKGDGQFWTVGIPNPLHPDQLYVTLNLLDRAMTTAGNYRNHYTSDGQIFSHIINPRTGMMEQSELLSVTVFAADAITADGYDTAFMVMGLEKTKRFLANRPDLDAYLMYTDTSGQLQTYATAGLTNVQRTSPGR, from the coding sequence TTGTTCGTTATACTATCGACAACAATAATAAAGGCCCAATCGCCACTAGTCAGCCTGGAAGGCGAAACGCAGGGAACCACGTACCGGATCAAATACAGGGATTCACGGCAACGCAACATGAAACCCAGCATTGATTCGCTACTGGCTGAATTTGACAAGTGCCTGTCGATTTACCGATCCGACTCCGAATTGTCGCAATTCAATCGAGCAATGAGTCATCGGTTTCAGCGGCCCTATTTCTATTCGGTTTTGAAGAAATCGGAAGAAATTTTTCGGGCTACCGATGGTGCTTTCGATCCAACCGTATTACCACTGGTTGAAGCATATGGATTTGGCCCGAAAAAACCGGCATCAACTGATATAACAAACATAGACTCGCTGTTACGGCTCGTTGGCTTACAAAACATTAGGTTCGATTCCAGTTCAGTCCGTAAACAGAAGAAAAACATACAATTAGATTTTAACGGAATCGCTCAGGGCTATTCGGTCGACGTGCTGGCCGGATTTCTGGAAACAAAAGGCATAAGGCAGTATATGGTAGAAATAGGCGGTGAAATTCGAACCAAAGGACCAAAAGGCGACGGTCAGTTCTGGACGGTAGGCATACCCAATCCGCTTCATCCTGATCAATTATATGTAACGCTAAACCTGTTGGACCGGGCCATGACCACCGCCGGAAACTACCGGAATCACTACACATCGGATGGGCAGATTTTTAGCCACATCATTAACCCCAGAACAGGTATGATGGAGCAAAGCGAATTGCTGAGTGTAACGGTTTTTGCCGCCGATGCCATCACGGCCGATGGCTATGATACAGCCTTTATGGTGATGGGACTGGAAAAAACGAAACGCTTTTTAGCCAATCGGCCCGATCTGGACGCCTACCTGATGTATACCGATACCAGTGGACAATTGCAGACCTATGCAACCGCAGGCTTAACCAATGTACAACGAACCAGCCCAGGACGGTAA
- a CDS encoding glycerophosphoryl diester phosphodiesterase, with product MKYPRGLFILLTAITLPAWAQSAKNLSLANDRVKIDWASSAKGWTIRQVSVRKGNAWVTMPAPSGENTLIYAADKPSDKPDTTFKDITGAVFPGEQYHYQQLQWAESTNPVSLNKAGQSFYFFPKTGKQSGKNSLEFQQETDVATIRTEWSFDPKFPSDIVVKQTITPKKDGYFSLATPTLTSLTEQNLAWATVPGYFQGNKFQKNFALAYAYGHGIPTLPAVYRERCASTLSPMMTAKNGITLAVIPEPGLARDPWAKDKITQTDWKIGLSHMNRKAQLSPTLYYPVLGENESSLKTGEPVSYTFRYSLTDGDWFKALNHAVYDVYKFKETLALRQSKQSLTDRIQKMHHYLTDPKTSMWNIEEFEGKKIGAQSYLGGVVGSNKDAMKNSDYGAMWMLATATKDPLLTKNVLPYALNFKLVQQETGNNFFKGAVEGQYYLAKSKKFVEEWGEVVEPIALTYYTMLDIGNMLLFEPGNAELKERLRFGADRLLTWQKPNGQWAVAYDRHTEKEIFKDIQDLRPTFYGLIVAYRILKDPKYLTAARKGADWFLKNAIETGSFLGVCGDARYAPDFATGQSAQALLDLYDLTNDARYKDAAITAAKIYTTSIYTHPIADHAIKMVNGTQREDWEISQTGLSFEHGGIFGSAARHGPIQLCSHAGMFIRMYGLTKEPIFADMARAGAIGRDAFVDPKTSVASYYWQAMNRGAGPYPHHAWWQIGWLTDYLLAEADLRSNGRVTFPRGFVTPKVGPHQTYGFEPGTVNGEKVNLVINENLVQLNNPSIDYILARTVEGGKLFVILLNNRAQQSDFQLTIRNGKTMSKQLPAFGLDVITVDAKGL from the coding sequence ATGAAGTACCCAAGAGGACTTTTTATTTTACTGACCGCCATTACACTACCAGCCTGGGCACAATCGGCCAAAAATCTATCGCTGGCCAATGATCGGGTTAAAATTGACTGGGCATCCTCGGCCAAAGGCTGGACGATTCGGCAGGTTTCTGTCCGAAAAGGGAATGCCTGGGTAACGATGCCAGCCCCATCGGGCGAAAACACCCTGATCTATGCCGCCGACAAACCGTCTGATAAACCTGATACGACCTTTAAAGACATAACCGGCGCCGTCTTTCCGGGCGAGCAATATCATTACCAGCAGCTACAATGGGCTGAGAGTACCAACCCCGTATCGCTCAACAAAGCCGGACAGTCTTTCTATTTTTTCCCGAAAACAGGTAAACAATCGGGTAAAAACAGCCTTGAATTTCAGCAGGAAACCGACGTGGCCACGATACGAACCGAGTGGTCGTTCGACCCAAAATTTCCGTCGGACATTGTGGTTAAGCAAACCATTACGCCCAAAAAAGACGGTTACTTTTCACTGGCTACTCCTACCCTAACCAGCCTTACAGAACAGAATCTGGCCTGGGCTACTGTACCGGGCTATTTTCAGGGCAACAAATTCCAGAAAAACTTTGCACTGGCTTATGCCTATGGTCATGGTATTCCGACACTGCCAGCTGTTTACCGCGAACGGTGCGCAAGTACGCTTAGCCCCATGATGACGGCTAAAAATGGCATTACGCTGGCCGTAATTCCAGAGCCAGGCCTGGCCCGCGACCCCTGGGCAAAGGATAAAATCACGCAGACAGATTGGAAAATTGGCCTATCGCACATGAATCGAAAAGCCCAGCTTTCGCCAACGCTCTATTATCCGGTGCTGGGCGAAAACGAGTCGAGCCTAAAAACAGGCGAGCCCGTGAGTTATACCTTTCGCTACAGCCTGACCGATGGCGACTGGTTCAAAGCACTGAACCATGCTGTTTATGATGTCTACAAGTTCAAAGAAACACTGGCCTTACGACAGAGCAAGCAATCGCTGACCGACCGGATTCAGAAAATGCACCACTACCTCACCGACCCCAAAACGTCGATGTGGAACATTGAAGAGTTTGAGGGCAAGAAAATTGGGGCACAATCGTATCTGGGCGGTGTAGTCGGTTCAAATAAAGACGCCATGAAAAACTCCGACTACGGCGCGATGTGGATGCTCGCTACGGCAACCAAAGATCCGTTGTTAACAAAAAATGTATTGCCTTATGCCCTGAATTTCAAGTTGGTTCAGCAGGAAACGGGCAACAACTTTTTCAAGGGAGCGGTTGAGGGCCAATATTATCTGGCCAAATCGAAAAAGTTCGTCGAAGAGTGGGGTGAAGTGGTTGAACCCATTGCGCTGACATACTACACCATGCTCGACATTGGCAACATGCTCTTGTTTGAGCCAGGCAATGCCGAACTTAAAGAGCGACTACGTTTTGGCGCCGATCGGTTGCTTACCTGGCAAAAACCAAATGGGCAATGGGCGGTGGCCTACGATCGTCATACCGAGAAGGAAATCTTCAAAGACATTCAGGATCTTCGGCCAACATTCTACGGGCTGATTGTGGCCTATCGGATTCTGAAAGACCCTAAATACCTGACCGCTGCCCGGAAAGGAGCCGACTGGTTCCTGAAAAACGCGATTGAAACGGGGAGTTTCCTGGGCGTTTGTGGCGATGCCCGTTACGCGCCAGATTTTGCGACAGGTCAATCGGCGCAGGCGCTGCTGGACCTCTATGATCTGACCAACGATGCACGCTATAAAGACGCGGCCATCACAGCCGCCAAAATCTATACAACATCGATCTATACGCACCCAATTGCCGATCATGCCATAAAAATGGTGAATGGCACTCAACGCGAAGACTGGGAGATCAGCCAAACGGGCCTTAGTTTCGAGCATGGTGGTATTTTCGGATCGGCGGCCCGCCACGGTCCTATCCAGTTGTGCAGCCATGCGGGCATGTTCATTCGCATGTATGGACTAACGAAAGAACCCATTTTTGCCGATATGGCACGAGCTGGTGCCATTGGTCGCGATGCTTTTGTTGATCCCAAAACCAGCGTTGCTTCGTACTACTGGCAAGCCATGAACCGGGGAGCAGGCCCTTATCCGCACCATGCATGGTGGCAAATTGGGTGGTTGACGGATTATCTGCTGGCCGAAGCCGACCTCCGCTCCAACGGGCGCGTTACGTTCCCACGTGGGTTTGTTACGCCTAAGGTAGGTCCGCATCAGACATACGGATTCGAACCGGGCACCGTCAATGGCGAAAAAGTCAATCTGGTTATTAATGAGAATCTGGTTCAACTCAATAATCCGTCGATCGACTACATACTGGCCAGAACCGTAGAGGGTGGAAAACTATTCGTGATTTTA